The following proteins are co-located in the Candidatus Tumulicola sp. genome:
- the rimM gene encoding ribosome maturation factor RimM (Essential for efficient processing of 16S rRNA), whose product MARIAGPFGVRGEVKCDPTDAGRTLVLAGAEFYWEGASIKLTSVRPHKGRLLVRIEGVDDADTAERFRGAMLYTSRDRVDVEPGEYLDTDLAGCDVIDAADGRSYGTVDSIAHYPASDMLIVSGVMVPMVSEFIRDVDIPAKRITISPPAELFPEV is encoded by the coding sequence GTGGCCCGGATTGCCGGGCCGTTCGGCGTTCGTGGCGAGGTAAAGTGCGATCCGACCGATGCGGGTCGCACGCTCGTTTTAGCCGGTGCCGAGTTTTACTGGGAAGGCGCCAGCATCAAACTCACGTCGGTACGTCCGCATAAAGGACGGCTGCTAGTTCGCATTGAGGGCGTCGACGACGCCGATACCGCCGAACGTTTCCGCGGCGCCATGCTCTACACATCGCGCGATCGCGTCGACGTCGAACCGGGCGAATATCTCGACACCGATCTCGCCGGCTGCGACGTGATCGATGCCGCCGATGGCCGCAGCTATGGAACCGTCGATTCGATCGCGCATTATCCCGCCAGCGACATGTTGATCGTGAGCGGCGTGATGGTGCCGATGGTCTCGGAGTTTATCCGCGACGTCGACATCCCAGCCAAACGCATAACGATCTCGCCGCCCGCGGAGTTATTTCCCGAGGTCTAG
- a CDS encoding KH domain-containing protein produces MSAFDDEFGLFGEETEEAERRPTLGARTIGGANETIIDEIELDEPRRSAPTADRAPRSDAQPRFEGTPAGAGAPRNDGPPRPEGGGGYGQRNDRRRRDDRPSYGDRPQRRRNADPQDPWAGHRRASVMLDFLAKKLVTEPEKVAVELFLDEAQQPVIELVVAPDDLGKVIGRNGRVAHALRTLVRATAESRVSVDIMNTEEAGDDAADDAKEE; encoded by the coding sequence ATGAGCGCGTTCGACGACGAATTCGGACTCTTCGGCGAAGAGACCGAAGAGGCCGAGCGACGCCCTACCCTGGGCGCGCGCACGATCGGCGGCGCGAACGAAACGATCATCGACGAAATCGAACTCGACGAGCCACGCCGGTCGGCGCCCACCGCCGATCGCGCGCCGCGATCCGATGCGCAACCGCGTTTCGAGGGCACGCCCGCGGGTGCGGGTGCGCCGCGCAACGACGGTCCGCCGCGACCCGAAGGCGGCGGCGGATATGGACAGCGCAACGATCGCCGTCGTCGCGACGACCGCCCCTCGTACGGCGACCGGCCGCAACGGCGTCGTAACGCCGATCCGCAAGATCCGTGGGCGGGACATCGCCGCGCTTCCGTCATGCTGGATTTTCTGGCGAAGAAACTCGTTACCGAACCCGAGAAGGTCGCGGTCGAGTTGTTCCTAGACGAAGCGCAACAGCCGGTGATCGAGTTAGTAGTCGCTCCCGACGATCTCGGCAAAGTCATCGGCCGCAACGGGCGCGTCGCGCATGCATTGCGCACGTTGGTTCGTGCGACCGCCGAGAGCCGCGTGTCGGTCGATATCATGAATACGGAAGAAGCCGGCGACGACGCCGCGGATGATGCCAAGGAAGAATGA
- the rpsP gene encoding 30S ribosomal protein S16: MVKIRLRRMGAKKQPTYRFVVADARAPRDGRFIEILGHYNPRTEPRTIEVDEVKAKEWLSKGAVPSETVRRLFSERGIMERGPIREFKRAPKNAKGAA, from the coding sequence ATGGTAAAAATCCGACTCCGGCGCATGGGCGCCAAAAAACAGCCGACGTATCGGTTCGTCGTAGCCGACGCACGTGCGCCGCGCGACGGACGCTTTATCGAAATCCTCGGCCATTACAATCCGCGCACCGAACCGCGCACCATCGAAGTCGACGAAGTCAAAGCCAAAGAATGGTTGTCGAAGGGCGCCGTACCGTCCGAGACCGTGCGCCGCTTGTTTTCCGAGCGCGGCATCATGGAACGCGGACCGATTCGCGAATTCAAGCGCGCTCCCAAGAACGCTAAAGGCGCAGCATAA
- the ffh gene encoding signal recognition particle protein, with translation MFDQLSERLSAVFARLSGRGKLSESDVNEALREVRVALLEADVSLAAAKAFVARIKEQAIGAQVLDSLTPAQTIVKIVYDELVAMLGGAQARLQFSDAPPSVIMLVGLQGSGKTTQAGKLALRLKEQGRRTLLVAADVYRPAAIDQLQTLGRQLDLPVFERGTSDPVKIARDGVAEAKRLGISTVIIDTAGRLQIDDDLMRELERIKAAIQPKEILLVVDAMTGQEATTVARGFNERLGITGVMLTKMDGDTRGGAALSIHADTGAPIKFVGVGEKLNALEPFYPDRLAQRILGMGDMLTLIEKTQSLYTAEQTKELEEKLLKQSFTLDDFLDQMRQMRKLGSMTDLLKMIPGLSGRLPKDFQIPEKDLARIEAIICSMTRRERRNPDLLNGSRRKRIAFGSGTQVSDVNRLVKQFEQSRLMMKQLGGGRNKKRMPRLPAFK, from the coding sequence TTGTTCGATCAACTCAGCGAACGCTTGAGCGCGGTTTTCGCGCGCTTGAGCGGTCGCGGGAAACTCAGCGAAAGCGACGTTAACGAAGCGCTGCGCGAGGTCCGCGTAGCGCTCCTCGAGGCCGACGTTTCTTTGGCCGCAGCCAAGGCATTCGTCGCTCGTATCAAAGAGCAGGCCATCGGCGCGCAAGTGCTCGATTCGCTCACGCCGGCGCAGACGATCGTCAAAATCGTCTACGACGAACTGGTCGCCATGCTCGGCGGCGCGCAAGCCCGTCTGCAATTCTCCGACGCACCACCCTCGGTGATCATGCTCGTCGGGCTGCAAGGCTCGGGCAAAACCACACAAGCCGGCAAACTCGCGTTGCGACTCAAAGAACAAGGCCGTCGCACGCTGTTGGTTGCCGCCGACGTTTACCGTCCGGCCGCCATCGACCAGTTGCAAACCCTCGGCCGCCAATTGGATCTGCCGGTCTTCGAACGCGGCACCAGCGATCCGGTCAAGATCGCGCGCGACGGCGTGGCCGAAGCCAAACGCCTCGGCATCTCGACCGTCATCATCGACACCGCCGGCCGCCTGCAAATCGACGACGATCTGATGCGCGAACTCGAGCGCATCAAAGCCGCCATTCAACCCAAAGAAATCTTGCTGGTCGTCGATGCGATGACTGGACAAGAAGCCACCACGGTGGCGCGCGGCTTCAACGAGCGGCTCGGCATCACCGGCGTGATGCTTACCAAAATGGATGGCGACACGCGCGGCGGCGCGGCGCTCTCGATCCATGCCGATACCGGCGCGCCGATTAAATTCGTCGGCGTCGGGGAAAAACTCAACGCGCTCGAACCGTTCTATCCGGATCGGTTAGCGCAGCGCATCTTGGGCATGGGCGACATGCTCACGCTCATCGAGAAGACGCAGTCGCTCTACACCGCCGAGCAAACCAAAGAGCTCGAAGAAAAGCTGCTCAAACAGAGTTTCACGCTCGACGATTTTCTCGACCAGATGCGTCAGATGCGCAAACTCGGCTCGATGACCGACCTGTTGAAGATGATTCCCGGCCTCTCCGGGCGGTTGCCCAAAGATTTCCAGATCCCCGAAAAAGATCTGGCTCGCATCGAAGCGATCATCTGCTCGATGACGCGACGGGAACGCCGCAACCCCGACCTGCTCAACGGCTCGCGCCGCAAGCGCATCGCGTTTGGCTCGGGCACGCAAGTGTCCGACGTCAACCGGCTCGTCAAGCAGTTCGAACAGTCCCGCCTAATGATGAAACAGCTTGGCGGCGGACGCAATAAGAAGCGTATGCCGCGTTTGCCCGCATTCAAATGA
- a CDS encoding acyl carrier protein, which produces MATTFDRVKKIIVEQLGVDESEVTPEASITDDLGADSLDQVELVMAFETEFNIDIPDEEAEKIKTVGDAVKRVDEANASGGGGTTT; this is translated from the coding sequence ATGGCCACGACCTTCGATCGAGTCAAGAAGATCATCGTCGAGCAGCTCGGTGTCGATGAATCGGAAGTGACGCCGGAAGCGTCGATCACCGACGATCTTGGCGCCGACTCCCTCGACCAAGTGGAGTTGGTGATGGCGTTCGAGACCGAGTTCAACATCGATATTCCCGACGAGGAAGCCGAAAAAATCAAGACCGTCGGCGACGCCGTCAAACGCGTCGATGAAGCCAACGCGAGCGGCGGCGGCGGTACCACGACCTAA
- a CDS encoding glucose 1-dehydrogenase: MTADMTLDSSLHGKVALVTGASRGIGRAIAIEFARHGADLALVGRDVSALEETAAHCAAARTGTSALVIPCDVANRQAVDEAVAGSLNRFGRLDCAVANAGQSIDGLLIRLRDEALDRLLDVNLKSAFYLTAAVAKPMMKARSGSIVLVSSVVGAFGNAGQSMYAASKAGLLGLCKSAAKELGSRNIRVNAVAPGLIETAMTEKMPEAARGVLTNQAALGRTGTPEDVSGPVVFLCSQAAAYITGQTLVIDGGVFM; the protein is encoded by the coding sequence ATGACCGCCGACATGACCCTCGACTCGAGCCTCCACGGTAAGGTTGCCTTAGTCACCGGAGCCAGCCGGGGCATCGGAAGAGCCATCGCGATAGAATTCGCCCGTCACGGAGCAGACCTAGCGCTCGTTGGACGCGATGTAAGCGCGCTGGAAGAAACGGCCGCTCACTGCGCAGCCGCCCGGACGGGCACGTCGGCACTCGTGATACCGTGCGACGTTGCTAATCGCCAGGCGGTAGATGAGGCGGTCGCGGGCTCCCTCAACCGCTTCGGCCGCCTCGATTGCGCTGTTGCCAACGCGGGCCAGTCCATAGACGGGCTCCTCATCCGATTGCGCGACGAGGCGTTGGACCGCCTGCTCGACGTCAACCTGAAATCCGCGTTCTATCTAACCGCCGCCGTCGCGAAACCGATGATGAAGGCGCGCTCGGGATCGATCGTGCTCGTCAGCAGCGTCGTCGGTGCGTTCGGAAACGCCGGTCAAAGCATGTACGCCGCTTCGAAAGCCGGCCTGCTTGGCTTGTGTAAATCCGCCGCGAAGGAGTTGGGTTCGAGGAATATAAGAGTCAACGCCGTCGCGCCGGGCCTCATCGAGACCGCCATGACCGAAAAGATGCCCGAAGCCGCGCGCGGAGTGTTGACGAATCAAGCCGCGTTGGGGCGAACGGGAACGCCGGAGGACGTAAGCGGTCCGGTTGTGTTCCTCTGCTCGCAAGCAGCTGCTTACATTACGGGGCAAACCCTCGTCATCGACGGCGGGGTGTTCATGTGA
- the fabD gene encoding ACP S-malonyltransferase: protein MRVGVVFPGQGSQSVGMGADVAVQSTGAQNVFDRASSVLGYDLLALQIAGPDEKLRETQFSQPAIFATNLALYEAVGSGIQPAVSAGHSFGEICSLVIAKSIGFEDAVRIVDERAKAMQDAAELAPGAMSAVLGLDAAVIERVAAETRSSGAGRVALANFNAPSQIVISGDLKAVQQAGDAMLEAGAKRVVTLNVSGAWHSELMRPAVERFAREVANANFKVPEFDVISNVDAQPYRDISTIRERLVESIVSQVRWHDTAARLLTYDLDLVVEFGANGVLGPLMKRMPDAPEVTTVSDFNGVEKLRQRLAKAPA from the coding sequence GTGCGCGTAGGCGTCGTTTTCCCGGGCCAAGGTTCGCAGTCAGTCGGCATGGGCGCCGACGTTGCGGTCCAGTCGACCGGCGCGCAAAATGTGTTCGACCGCGCCTCGAGCGTGCTCGGCTACGACCTACTCGCGCTCCAGATCGCCGGCCCGGATGAAAAACTTCGCGAAACGCAATTCAGCCAGCCGGCCATTTTCGCGACCAACCTCGCACTCTACGAGGCGGTCGGAAGCGGGATACAACCAGCAGTCAGCGCCGGCCATTCGTTCGGTGAGATCTGCAGTCTGGTTATCGCCAAGAGCATCGGCTTCGAAGACGCGGTAAGAATAGTCGACGAAAGAGCCAAGGCCATGCAGGATGCCGCCGAACTCGCGCCCGGCGCGATGTCGGCCGTTCTCGGCCTCGACGCCGCCGTCATCGAGCGCGTCGCAGCAGAAACCCGCAGCAGCGGAGCGGGAAGAGTCGCCCTCGCCAATTTTAATGCCCCCTCGCAAATCGTCATCAGCGGCGACCTCAAAGCGGTCCAGCAAGCCGGCGACGCAATGCTCGAAGCAGGGGCCAAACGCGTGGTAACCCTCAACGTCTCCGGCGCCTGGCACAGCGAGCTGATGCGCCCCGCCGTCGAACGCTTCGCTCGCGAAGTGGCCAACGCGAATTTCAAAGTCCCGGAGTTCGACGTGATCTCCAACGTCGATGCGCAGCCCTACCGAGACATCTCAACGATCCGCGAACGGCTAGTGGAGTCGATCGTCTCGCAGGTACGGTGGCACGACACGGCCGCGCGCCTCCTCACCTACGATCTCGACCTGGTCGTCGAGTTCGGCGCTAACGGGGTACTGGGACCGCTCATGAAGCGCATGCCGGACGCGCCCGAGGTCACCACCGTCAGCGATTTCAACGGCGTCGAAAAGTTACGTCAAAGACTAGCGAAAGCGCCCGCATGA
- the rpmF gene encoding 50S ribosomal protein L32, protein MANPKWKTPRSKTRSRRAANWKLEPVTTVQCPQCHEPKRPHFACGKCGTYAGRQVMEIKDEHTHAAAAPDQP, encoded by the coding sequence GTGGCAAACCCAAAATGGAAAACGCCGCGCAGTAAAACGCGCAGCCGCCGAGCGGCCAACTGGAAACTGGAACCCGTCACGACGGTCCAGTGCCCGCAGTGTCACGAGCCCAAGCGGCCGCATTTCGCGTGCGGCAAATGCGGCACGTACGCCGGTCGCCAAGTCATGGAAATCAAAGACGAGCACACTCACGCCGCAGCGGCACCAGATCAGCCCTAG
- a CDS encoding DUF177 domain-containing protein, with product MARPHTVDIQGILSGAGQVLTLHEHVPLESFEGIKFPEPARIDLEMKCADRILMVEGQIQATAEGDCDACLEHVERQLLVEVDERLDPQIDRKADPFGEGNVLIDGKLDIADLARQVVLTVLPMGLRCTDDCKGLCGSCGANLNAGQCACNIDNDNDNGEDGD from the coding sequence ATGGCACGTCCGCACACCGTCGATATCCAGGGAATCCTCTCGGGCGCAGGTCAGGTCCTGACGCTCCACGAGCACGTCCCCCTCGAGTCGTTCGAAGGAATCAAGTTTCCCGAGCCGGCCCGGATCGATCTCGAAATGAAGTGCGCCGACCGTATCCTGATGGTCGAGGGTCAGATTCAAGCAACCGCCGAGGGCGACTGCGACGCCTGTCTCGAGCACGTCGAGCGGCAACTGCTAGTAGAGGTAGACGAGCGGCTCGACCCGCAGATCGATCGCAAAGCCGACCCGTTCGGCGAGGGCAACGTCCTCATCGACGGCAAGCTCGATATCGCGGATCTCGCGCGGCAGGTCGTCCTGACCGTTCTGCCGATGGGTCTGCGATGCACGGATGACTGCAAGGGGCTGTGCGGCTCCTGCGGCGCGAATTTAAACGCCGGCCAGTGCGCCTGCAACATCGACAACGACAACGACAACGGAGAAGACGGAGACTAA
- a CDS encoding energy transducer TonB, which produces MFERWRALLWRGCESIRPIGVVATLLFASSFAASPAYAQSVHYGDGPPPGVDPFCGVSLSMAGWDVKSNAESATSDRLLATLFTQGKKLSARLVLMTATEAFSVHVLPLMTFKLVSENGTSQFLIALPKAVEVKNAYIESYSADGAPEVQCAIEPFKLGQFDYATVGLNRPSPALLNHYITFPATLKEKLPVTNCGAPDRDAIVTHAVQPDGIENLDKMRTAIVAVYVDATGQIAKTYLTRSSGIDVTDEQAQAAAIRSTYQPALIHCMPVNAAYLFTVEFDK; this is translated from the coding sequence ATGTTTGAGAGGTGGCGCGCGCTTCTATGGCGCGGCTGCGAGTCAATTCGCCCGATCGGTGTTGTCGCCACGTTGCTGTTCGCGAGCTCGTTCGCGGCGTCGCCGGCGTACGCTCAAAGCGTTCACTATGGGGATGGTCCACCGCCCGGCGTCGATCCGTTTTGCGGTGTGTCGCTTTCCATGGCCGGTTGGGACGTTAAGAGCAACGCCGAGAGCGCCACGAGCGATCGCCTACTGGCCACGCTCTTCACGCAAGGAAAGAAGCTGTCGGCGCGACTGGTGTTGATGACCGCAACCGAGGCATTTTCGGTGCACGTCCTTCCGCTCATGACGTTCAAACTTGTCAGTGAAAACGGCACGTCCCAATTTCTTATCGCGTTACCCAAAGCCGTGGAAGTCAAAAACGCATATATCGAATCCTATTCCGCGGACGGCGCTCCAGAAGTGCAATGCGCGATAGAACCTTTTAAACTTGGACAGTTCGACTATGCGACGGTCGGCCTAAACCGGCCCTCTCCCGCGTTGTTGAATCACTATATAACGTTTCCGGCGACCCTCAAAGAAAAGCTTCCGGTCACGAATTGCGGCGCGCCGGATCGCGACGCGATCGTAACGCACGCGGTACAGCCCGATGGAATCGAGAACCTGGATAAGATGCGAACCGCCATCGTCGCAGTATACGTCGACGCGACCGGCCAAATTGCTAAGACCTATCTTACGCGATCGAGCGGTATCGATGTTACCGACGAGCAGGCCCAAGCCGCCGCGATACGGTCGACCTACCAGCCCGCGCTCATACATTGCATGCCGGTTAACGCCGCATATCTTTTCACCGTTGAATTCGACAAGTAG
- a CDS encoding YbfB/YjiJ family MFS transporter gives MQRPAVARALIAGLCATLIGVGFARFAYTPLLPPLIAQHWFPEAAVVFLSAANLAGYLLGALGGRWMAARSSNVAVLRTMQLLVAAAFIACAFPLSIDWFFAWRLLSGIAGGAIVVLVAAAILPSVPKEREGAASGAIFLGVGVGIAASGTLVPALLAHVGLTGTWIGLGVVSLALTLANWTAWPEASHRPQLQVTLKNAPERAARGYGSTLLDVVYGCMAVGLVPPMLFFVDFVARGLRDGTGAASLLWIVYGVGSMCGPLAYGWLTDRFGATRAIRCALLLQIVALAALSVSSNVAVLSVVAFVVGSFPPGIVPLTLGWLREIYPNDAPRQNAKWSRATVVFAASQAVAAYAYSAIFVNSARDYRLLFVIATAAIVVAAALELFVPFALQKKRSRERSA, from the coding sequence ATGCAACGCCCGGCCGTCGCGCGCGCGCTCATAGCAGGTCTCTGTGCCACGCTCATTGGCGTCGGTTTTGCGCGCTTTGCGTATACGCCGCTGTTGCCGCCATTGATCGCGCAGCACTGGTTTCCCGAAGCGGCCGTGGTTTTTCTGAGCGCCGCAAATCTGGCTGGATATTTGCTGGGTGCTCTCGGCGGACGGTGGATGGCGGCCCGCTCATCAAACGTCGCCGTTCTTCGAACCATGCAACTGCTCGTTGCGGCGGCGTTCATCGCGTGCGCGTTTCCGCTTTCGATTGATTGGTTTTTCGCATGGCGTTTGTTGTCGGGCATCGCCGGCGGCGCGATCGTGGTGCTCGTTGCCGCGGCGATACTGCCCAGCGTTCCAAAAGAACGCGAGGGCGCGGCCAGCGGCGCGATTTTCTTAGGCGTCGGCGTCGGCATCGCGGCGTCCGGAACGCTCGTGCCCGCGCTCTTGGCTCACGTGGGGCTGACGGGCACGTGGATCGGACTGGGCGTCGTTTCGTTGGCGCTGACACTCGCTAACTGGACGGCCTGGCCGGAGGCGTCGCACAGACCGCAACTCCAAGTCACGCTAAAAAACGCACCCGAACGCGCAGCGCGCGGATACGGATCGACGCTGCTGGACGTGGTGTATGGATGCATGGCCGTTGGGCTAGTACCGCCGATGCTGTTTTTCGTCGATTTCGTCGCACGCGGCTTGCGCGATGGTACGGGTGCTGCGTCGCTGCTATGGATCGTCTACGGCGTCGGATCGATGTGCGGGCCGTTGGCATACGGCTGGCTGACCGATCGGTTCGGCGCAACGCGAGCTATTCGCTGCGCGTTACTATTGCAGATCGTCGCACTCGCCGCGCTGAGCGTATCGTCGAACGTGGCGGTTCTCAGCGTCGTGGCGTTCGTAGTCGGAAGTTTCCCGCCGGGCATCGTCCCGCTTACACTGGGTTGGTTACGCGAGATCTATCCCAACGATGCGCCGCGCCAGAACGCGAAATGGAGCCGGGCGACGGTCGTATTCGCGGCCTCGCAGGCGGTAGCCGCATATGCCTACTCGGCGATATTCGTGAATTCCGCACGCGACTACCGGCTGTTATTTGTGATCGCGACCGCAGCGATTGTTGTCGCTGCCGCACTCGAACTGTTCGTTCCGTTTGCGCTGCAGAAGAAGAGATCACGTGAACGGTCGGCTTAA
- a CDS encoding DUF899 family protein, whose translation MRQTNLTNEPADYIERREALRLAEIEEMRQRERVAELRRQLPKGAPMQDYEFWEGPSDLSAGDEPVRSVRLSELFSAPGRALVIYQLMYGKKQTEPCPMCTMWIDGYNGVARHLAQNVDFAIAAAADPAALRAYARVRGWKNLRLLSCGDSRFKYDMASEDADGAQDSTMSVFSRDPHGTVRHFYTCHPHLADDNNQRGIDLLTPVYNMLDLTPAGRGDWFAGLDY comes from the coding sequence ATGCGTCAAACGAATCTGACCAACGAGCCTGCCGACTATATCGAACGTCGCGAGGCGTTGCGACTAGCCGAGATCGAGGAAATGCGGCAGCGCGAGCGAGTCGCCGAACTGCGACGGCAGTTACCCAAGGGCGCTCCGATGCAAGACTACGAGTTTTGGGAAGGGCCGTCCGATTTGTCGGCGGGTGACGAGCCGGTTCGTTCGGTTCGGCTGAGCGAGCTATTTAGCGCTCCCGGCCGAGCGTTGGTCATTTATCAGTTGATGTACGGGAAAAAGCAAACGGAGCCGTGTCCGATGTGCACGATGTGGATCGACGGTTACAACGGCGTGGCGAGGCATCTGGCGCAAAACGTGGATTTCGCGATTGCGGCGGCGGCCGACCCGGCCGCGTTGCGTGCGTACGCGCGTGTACGCGGTTGGAAGAATTTACGGCTGTTAAGTTGCGGCGACAGCAGGTTCAAATACGACATGGCCAGCGAAGACGCCGATGGCGCGCAAGATTCCACGATGTCGGTGTTCTCGCGCGATCCGCATGGAACGGTTCGACATTTCTACACTTGCCATCCGCACTTGGCCGACGATAACAATCAGCGCGGTATCGACCTACTGACGCCGGTCTACAACATGCTCGATCTCACGCCGGCCGGGCGCGGCGACTGGTTCGCGGGTCTCGACTACTAG
- a CDS encoding glucose 1-dehydrogenase: MIDLTGKVALVTGASKGIGAGIARGLAAAGAAVAVNYSSDQKGAQATVSAIETTGGRAIAVQGDVSRSADVRSMFEAVKSQLGALDVLVNNAGVFAFGPLEDVSEEDFHRQFDTNVLGPILTSREALKYFPASGGSIVNVSSIVSENPQPQSVVYASSKGAVDALTSVLSKELGERKIRVNTVAPGVTNTEGVRTAGIKDSPFETAMVGMTPLGRIGTPEDIAPVVVFLASDQAAWLTGERISASGGLH; the protein is encoded by the coding sequence ATGATCGATCTTACGGGCAAAGTGGCCCTGGTAACCGGCGCCTCGAAAGGCATCGGCGCCGGAATAGCGCGAGGCTTAGCCGCAGCCGGAGCTGCCGTGGCCGTGAACTATTCGAGCGACCAAAAAGGAGCGCAGGCGACGGTTTCGGCAATCGAAACGACCGGCGGTCGCGCCATCGCCGTGCAAGGCGACGTTTCCCGAAGCGCCGATGTGCGCAGCATGTTCGAAGCGGTGAAAAGCCAGTTGGGCGCCCTCGATGTCCTGGTCAACAACGCCGGCGTATTCGCGTTCGGTCCGTTGGAAGACGTGAGCGAAGAAGATTTTCACCGCCAGTTTGATACCAACGTATTGGGTCCGATCCTGACCAGCCGCGAAGCCCTGAAATATTTTCCGGCTTCGGGCGGCAGTATCGTCAACGTCAGTTCCATCGTCAGCGAAAATCCGCAGCCGCAGTCCGTCGTTTACGCGTCCAGCAAAGGCGCAGTCGACGCGCTCACATCGGTACTTTCTAAGGAACTCGGCGAGCGCAAGATTCGTGTGAATACGGTTGCGCCCGGCGTAACGAATACGGAAGGCGTTCGAACCGCGGGCATCAAGGATAGCCCGTTCGAAACCGCGATGGTCGGAATGACCCCGCTCGGACGTATCGGAACGCCGGAAGACATCGCCCCGGTGGTCGTTTTCTTAGCGTCGGATCAAGCCGCGTGGCTGACCGGCGAACGCATCAGCGCTTCGGGCGGCCTGCACTAG
- a CDS encoding MarR family transcriptional regulator: MERTLGQSGIRMTETSVIEVVSRLHRVVAFTDERLDRMFSDLGVKQGEAEVLMILATGSDLPQSPTGVASQLLCSTGAMTNRLDRLEAAGLIERRHDTKDRRAILLSITAKGRKLAVRAIEARDAMGEELLPGLTMGDRKTLVRLLRKMLVEFEDAEQ, from the coding sequence GTGGAACGTACGCTCGGACAGTCCGGCATTCGCATGACCGAGACGAGCGTCATCGAGGTCGTGTCGCGGCTCCATCGCGTGGTCGCGTTCACCGACGAGCGGCTCGACCGGATGTTTTCCGATCTCGGCGTCAAGCAAGGCGAGGCCGAGGTGCTCATGATCCTCGCGACCGGAAGCGATTTACCGCAGAGCCCGACCGGTGTGGCTTCGCAACTGCTGTGCTCCACCGGGGCGATGACCAACCGGCTCGACCGCCTCGAAGCGGCCGGGCTGATCGAACGGCGCCACGACACGAAAGACCGGCGAGCCATTCTACTTTCGATTACGGCCAAAGGGCGAAAGCTTGCAGTACGGGCAATCGAGGCGCGCGACGCAATGGGCGAAGAACTGTTGCCGGGCCTCACTATGGGCGATCGCAAAACGCTGGTCCGCCTCCTGCGCAAGATGCTGGTCGAGTTCGAGGACGCCGAACAGTAG
- a CDS encoding transglycosylase SLT domain-containing protein — protein MTIESTSSRLASEGVRYATQIAGAARKHGLNPELLAAVAAQETGGPGSNAGRNIVGDGGHGRGVFQIDDRWHDFAKTPEAMDPQDNADYAAGMISGLLKRYGGNVHEALSAYNAGDPDATGTRTQWGDGQNLGYADSVIEHYRRLTGTSGAAPPGTPGAGPDGPNDPSPQSPGINASGEPAGLAELLQALESMASSGTGSMQPPTPPQPPQSYHRQMTDYSSLFDDDDNG, from the coding sequence ATGACGATCGAATCGACTTCATCGCGGCTCGCATCCGAAGGCGTTCGGTACGCGACACAGATCGCGGGTGCCGCACGTAAACACGGGCTGAATCCGGAACTGCTCGCCGCCGTTGCGGCGCAAGAAACCGGTGGGCCCGGCAGCAACGCCGGACGCAATATCGTCGGAGACGGCGGCCACGGCCGCGGCGTCTTTCAGATCGACGACCGCTGGCACGACTTCGCCAAAACGCCGGAAGCGATGGATCCACAGGACAATGCCGACTATGCAGCCGGCATGATCTCCGGCTTGCTCAAGCGATACGGCGGGAACGTGCACGAAGCGCTCTCGGCGTATAACGCGGGAGATCCGGATGCGACGGGAACGCGAACACAATGGGGCGACGGCCAAAATCTCGGCTATGCCGATTCGGTGATCGAGCATTACCGACGGCTGACCGGAACGTCGGGGGCTGCGCCACCCGGAACGCCAGGCGCCGGGCCCGACGGACCGAACGATCCGTCTCCGCAATCGCCCGGAATCAACGCGTCGGGCGAACCCGCCGGACTCGCCGAATTACTTCAGGCCCTCGAGAGCATGGCTTCGTCGGGCACGGGTTCGATGCAACCACCGACACCGCCTCAGCCGCCGCAAAGCTACCATCGCCAGATGACCGATTATAGCAGTCTGTTCGATGACGACGACAACGGCTAA